One Hemibagrus wyckioides isolate EC202008001 linkage group LG09, SWU_Hwy_1.0, whole genome shotgun sequence DNA segment encodes these proteins:
- the kcnk18 gene encoding potassium channel subfamily K member 18 has product MSVAVKERRARPAVRRKAAKCMWALFPHVVLILSLIGYAVLGAVVFQVIEGRPRNDTDEYRNFVRQVVATMRNHSDESEEVLVGAIEQKIRGGYQSVWSQSHKNWNFYGSLFFCCTVFTTVGYGEIYPVTGPGRAACIIYAMLGIPLMLLVISDVGDILARLVTNSYQRLHSSCIHLLSQLRNLCGGQESVTIHNSIYTPSQDTVMSKPMDIREVMFRQSSVKQKSTQFLKNVAIFERIIAREKFGQNGPLARTRSCPQLNQMPPVPLGFKMWDFNSIGQEMESLNVPFLLILLLVFAYILSWALILPLWETDLNWFDAFYFCFITLTTIGFGDIVPKHPKFFLLTFLFIITGMAIMSMSFKLGQSRIISCYHRCIGCLSCLGVGKKSKYKIQDKYTGHYTETIEDP; this is encoded by the exons ATGTCCGTGGCTGTGAAAGAGAGGCGCGCGCGCCCGGCGGTCAGGAGGAAAGCGGCGAAATGCATGTGGGCGCTTTTCCCTCACGTCGTGctcatcctctctctcatcGGATACGCCGTGCTCGGTGCCGTGGTCTTCCAGGTGATCGAGGGAAGACCGAGAAATGACACGGACGAGTACCGAAATTTCGTGCGCCAAGTCGTCGCGACCATGCGCAACCACTCCG ATGAGTCTGAGGAGGTTCTCGTGGGTGCCATAGAGCAGAAGATCAGAGGGGGATACCAATCCGTGTGGTCTCAGAGTCATAAAAACTGGAACTTTTATGGCTCGCTCTTCTTCTGCTGCACCGTCTTCACCACTGTGG GTTATGGAGAGATCTACCCAGTGACTGGTCCTGGAAGAGCAGCGTGTATCATCTATGCCATGCTGGGAATTCCACTCATGCTTCTAGTCATTTCAGATGTTGGTGACATTCTGGCAAGGCTCGTCACCAACTCTTACCAGAGGTTACACTCTTCCTGCATACATCTTCTCTCTCAGCTGAGGAACCTCTGCGGAGGCCAGGAAAGTGTCACAATCCATAACAGCATCTACACCCCCAGTCAGGACACCGTGATGAGTAAACCAATGGACATTCGCGAAGTGATGTTCAGGCAGTCAAGTGTTAAGCAAAAGTCTACCCAGTTTCTCAAAAATGTTGCAATCTTTGAGAGGATCATTGCACGGGAGAAATTTGGTCAGAACGGACCTCTGGCACGCACACGTTCTTGCCCCCAGCTCAATCAGATGCCACCAGTGCCTTTGGGCTTCAAGATGTGGGATTTTAATAGCATAGGTCAAGAGATGGAAAGTTTGAATGTGCCGTTCTTGCTGATCCTGCTCCTTGTCTTTGCTTATATACTGAGTTGGGCACTGATCCTGCCACTTTGGGAGACGGACTTAAACTGGTTTGATGCGTTCTACTTCTGCTTCATAACGCTTACAACTATCGGTTTTGGTGACATTGTGCCCAAGCACCCCAAGTTCTTCCTGCTCaccttcctcttcatcatcaccggCATGGCCATCATGAGCATGTCCTTCAAGCTGGGTCAGTCACGGATCATCAGCTGTTACCACCGCTGCATCGGCTGCCTCAGCTGCCTCGGCGTGGGAAAGAAGAGCAAGTACAAGATTCAGGACAAGTATACAGGGCACTATACTGAAACTATCGAGGATCCATGA